In Prunus dulcis chromosome 1, ALMONDv2, whole genome shotgun sequence, the following are encoded in one genomic region:
- the LOC117615243 gene encoding high affinity nitrate transporter 2.5, whose product MEVESSVMGTQSPKFALPVDSDHKATEFRLFSIAKPHMRAFHLSWFSFFLCFVSSFAAPPLIPVIRDNLNLTATDIGNAGIASVSGAVFARIAMGTACDLFGPRLASASLILLTAPAVFFTSMASSPISFLLVRFFTGFSLATFVSTQFWMSSMFSPPVVGTANGVAGGWGNLGGGATQLIMPLVFDVIKNIGAAKFTAWRIAFFIPALFQTLSAFLILIFGEDMPDGNFHGLQKSGEKPKDKFSSVFYHGVTNYRGWILALTYGYCFGVELAVDNIIAEYFYDRFNLNLHTAGIIAATFGLANIVSRPGGGILSDVVAKRFGMRGRLWTLWIVQTFGGVLCVVLGQVNSLTASIAVMILFSFFVQGACGLTFGVVPFVSRRSLGVISGMTGGGGNVGAVLTQLIFFKGSKYSKETGITLMGIMIICCTLPMTLIYFPQWGGMFRGPSEKKATEEDYYISEWSSKEKDKGFHQASVKFAENSRSERGKPDYVTRPSDETSPPHV is encoded by the exons ATGGAAGTGGAGAGCAGTGTGATGGGAACCCAGTCTCCAAAATTTGCTCTGCCTGTGGACTCTGATCACAAGGCCACCGAGTTCAGATTGTTTTCCATAGCCAAACCCCACATGCGAGCGTTTCACTTGTCCTggttttccttcttcctctgCTTTGTCTCTAGCTTCGCCGCACCGCCTCTCATTCCTGTCATACGTGACAACCTCAATCTAACGGCTACCGACATCGGTAATGCCGGGATAGCTTCAGTTTCTGGTGCAGTGTTTGCAAGAATAGCCATGGGAACTGCCTGCGACCTATTTGGACCGCGGCTTGCCTCTGCCTCGCTCATCCTCCTCACTGCACCAGCAGTCTTTTTCACTTCCATGGCCTCATCTCCAATCTCTTTCCTCCTCGTGCGTTTCTTCACAGGCTTCTCTTTGGCCACTTTCGTCTCGACCCAATTCTGGATGAGCTCCATGTTCTCTCCTCCAGTCGTTGGCACAGCCAATGGAGTTGCAGGCGGGTGGGGAAACTTGGGTGGTGGAGCAACGCAGCTGATCATGCCCCTTGTTTTTGACGTCATCAAGAACATTGGAGCTGCCAAGTTCACAGCTTGGAGGATCGCCTTCTTCATCCCTGCCCTGTTTCAGACGCTTTCAGCATTTCTTATTCTGATATTTGGTGAGGACATGCCAGACGGGAACTTCCATGGCCTGCAGAAATCTGGGGAGAAGCCAAAAGACAAATTCTCAAGCGTCTTCTATCATGGGGTTACAAATTACAGAGGGTGGATTTTGGCTTTGACTTATGGATATTGCTTTGGGGTTGAGCTGGCAGTGGACAACATAATAGCAGAGTACTTTTATGACAGATTCAATCTGAATCTCCACACTGCAGGGATCATAGCAGCAACTTTTGGATTGGCAAATATTGTTTCTAGGCCCGGAGGAGGGATTCTATCAGATGTAGTGGCAAAGAGGTTTGGGATGAGGGGCAGGTTGTGGACTTTGTGGATTGTACAAACCTTTGGAGGTGTCCTCTGTGTTGTTCTTGGGCAGGTGAATTCTTTGACTGCATCCATTGCTGTGATGATTTTGTTCTCCTTCTTTGTCCAAGGTGCTTGTGGGCTTACATTTGGGGTGGTTCCTTTTGTCTCGAGAAG GTCATTAGGGGTCATATCTGGTATGACAGGAGGAGGTGGAAATGTGGGTGCCGTTCTGACCCAACTGATATTCTTCAAAggatcaaaatattcaaaagaaaCAGGCATAACTCTAATGGGGATCATGATCATCTGTTGTACCCTCCCAATGACTTTGATTTACTTCCCACAATGGGGTGGCATGTTCCGTGGTCCATCTGAAAAGAAGGCCACAGAAGAAGACTACTACATATCTGAGTGGAGTTCGAAGGAGAAGGACAAAGGGTTTCACCAGGCAAGTGTCAAATTTGCTGAGAACAGCAGAAGTGAAAGAGGAAAACCCGACTATGTAACCAGGCCCTCTGATGAGACCTCACCACCACATGTGTGA